A single genomic interval of Lathyrus oleraceus cultivar Zhongwan6 chromosome 7, CAAS_Psat_ZW6_1.0, whole genome shotgun sequence harbors:
- the LOC127104174 gene encoding uncharacterized protein LOC127104174, producing MASNKQNVSSTVESGASAPTPPAKNSCEMKTDPTWKYCVLLDPISRRVKCKFCEGEVIGGVYHLQHHLAGTRNNVKPYLAVPDDVKSKILDKIYKLQTKLLQKSQEISIEGGSVVANDDLEVVGCSSGKRKSQMEITPKDMFKRGITSTLKQTTINGNYKQNLRDEACKDIAFFFYNNSIPFNVARSEEFQKMFESAIKHGIGFKPPSYHEIRVKYLDYYYGQISKDLEGHRAVWRKLGCTIMRVGWTDRRRRTILNFLMINDIVEEVGEENVIQVVTDNAANYKVAGELLMEKRNTLYWTPCVAHCIDLMLRYFEKKISLHKDTISRDKKITT from the exons ATGGCTTCAAATAAACAGAATGTTTCATCAACAGTTGAAAGTGGTGCTTCTGCTCCCACTCCTCCTGCAAAAAATTCTTGTGAAATGAAAACTGATCCAACATGGAAGTATTGTGTTTTACTTGACCCAATTTCTAGAAGAGTCAAGTGTAAATTCTGTGAGGGTGAAGTTATAGGAGGTGTTTATCATTTGCAGCATCATTTGGCCGGAACCAGAAACAATGTTAAGCCATATTTAGCTGTTCCAGATGACGTCAAGAGTAAAATATTGGATAAGATTTACAAATTACAAACGAAGTTGCTGCAAAAATCACAAGAAATTAGCATTGAAGGTGGTAGTGTTGTTGCCAATGATGATCTTGAAGTTGTTGGTTGTTCAAGTGGAAAAAGGAAAAGTCAGATGGAAATAACACCTAAGGATATGTTCAAAAGAGGAATCACCAGTACACTAAAACAGACCACAATCAACGGTAACTATAAGCAGAATTTGAGGGATGAGGCATGTAAGGATATTGCTTTTTTTTTTTACAATAATTCTATTCCATTTAATGTTGCAAGGTCTGAAGAATTTCAAAAAATGTTTGAATCTGCTATAAAACACGGTATAGGATTTAAGCCACCATCCTATCATGAGATTAGAGTGAAGTATTTAGATTATTATTATGGTCAGATTAGCAAAGATTTAGAGGGGCATAGGGCTGTTTGGAGGAAGTTAGGATGCACCATAATGAGAGTTGGTTGGACCGATAGGAGGAGAAGGACTATACTGAATTTTCTG ATGATAAATGATATTGTTGAAGAGGTTGGAGAAGAAAATGTTATACAAGTTGTTACCGACAATGCTGCAAATTACAAAGTAGCAGGGGAATTGTTGATGGAAAAGAGAAACACGTTGTATTGGACACCATGTGTTGCCCATTGCATTGACTTGATGTTGAGATATTTTGAGAAGAAAATATCTCTCCACAAAGATACAATTTCTAGGGATAAAAAGATCACAACTTAA